The Erpetoichthys calabaricus chromosome 13, fErpCal1.3, whole genome shotgun sequence genome has a window encoding:
- the LOC127529999 gene encoding lysozyme C-like — MSSPNLLAVLLLVGICSPATGKVYGRCELIKLLKASGMSGYRGVGLADWVCLTKWESDHNTSAQNHNTDGSTDYGIFQINSRRWCRDGSIESADGCGIPCSRLLNSDISDDIECAKRVVRDPNGIGAWVAWRNHCRRRDLSSYTAECGV; from the exons ATGTCTTCCCCTAATCTGCTTGCAGTGCTGCTGCTAGTTGGCATCTGTTCTCCAGCTACAGGCAAAGTGTATGGGCGATGTGAGCTGATAAAGTTACTGAAGGCATCAGGAATGAGTGGATACAGAGGAGTCGGCCTGGCTGACT GGGTCTGTCTAACAAAATGGGAGTCAGATCACAACACCAGTGCACAAAACCACAACACAGATGGCTCCACAGATTATGGCATCTTCCAGATTAACAGTCGCAGGTGGTGTAGAGACGGAAGTATCGAATCAGCAGATGGATGTGGGATCCCATGCAGCC GTCTGCTGAATAGTGACATCTCTGATGACATTGAATGTGCTAAAAGAGTGGTGAGAGACCCCAATGGAATCGGCGCCTG GGTGGCCTGGAGAAACCATTGCAGAAGACGGGACCTCAGCAGCTACACAGCAGAGTGTGGTGTATGA